From Heteronotia binoei isolate CCM8104 ecotype False Entrance Well chromosome 3, APGP_CSIRO_Hbin_v1, whole genome shotgun sequence, a single genomic window includes:
- the LOC132569032 gene encoding potassium voltage-gated channel subfamily E member 3-like: MLAPNLTDPWFHRLDSVLRALNQTLQHPEPCAQEKNLGRDDEDEKNAYMYILFVMILFAITVGSLILGYTRSRKEEDKQSDPYRVYIQERVSMI, encoded by the coding sequence ATGTTGGCCCCCAACTTGACCGACCCCTGGTTCCACCGCCTGGACTCCGTCCTGAGGGCCTTGAACCAGACTCTCCAGCACCCCGAGCCGTGCGCCCAAGAGAAGAACCTCGGCAGAGACGACGAGGATGAGAAAAACGCCTACATGTACATTCTCTTTGTGATGATCCTATTCGCGATAACGGTCGGGAGTTTGATCCTGGGCTATACCCGGTCCCGGAAGGAAGAGGATAAGCAGAGTGATCCGTACCGAGTCTATATCCAGGAGCGGGTCTCCATGATATGA